A single region of the Archaeoglobaceae archaeon genome encodes:
- the thsB gene encoding thermosome subunit beta codes for MAVLQGTPVLILKEGTQRTVGRDAQRMNITAARIIAEAVRSTLGPKGMDKMLVDSLGDITITNDGVTILKEMDVEHPAAKMVIEVAKTQDNEVGDGTTTAVVIAGELLKKAEELLDQEIHPAVISNGYRLAANKALEILNDIAISVSKDDDKMLKKVASTAMTGKGAEVALDRLSEIAVNAVKMIVEEVNGKYKADTENIKIEKRQGGSIEDTVLIKGIVLDKEVVHPGMPKTVRNAKILLLDSALEVKETEIDAKIRITDPEKLQRFIEQEEKMLKDMVDKIAKAGANVVFCQKGIDDLAQYYLAKAGILAVRRVKKSDIEKLAKATGAKILTDLREISPADLGEAELVEERKVGDEKMVFIEGCKNPKAVTILVRGGTEHVVDEIARGIEDAIRVVACAIEDGKVVAGAGAPEMELSLRLKQWAPSIGGREQLAIEAFATALEVIPRTLAENAGIDPIDVIVNLKSAHEKGQRYAGVDVDTGKVVDMKERGVIEPLRVKTQAIQSATEVAVMILRVDDVIAAKGLEKEKEKEKEKGGAPEMPEF; via the coding sequence ATGGCTGTGCTTCAGGGAACACCCGTGCTTATACTTAAAGAGGGGACTCAAAGAACAGTTGGTAGGGATGCACAGAGAATGAACATTACGGCTGCGAGAATAATTGCTGAAGCCGTTAGAAGCACTCTCGGTCCAAAGGGAATGGATAAAATGCTGGTTGACAGCCTTGGAGATATAACAATCACAAACGACGGAGTCACAATCCTCAAGGAAATGGACGTAGAGCATCCAGCAGCAAAGATGGTGATCGAAGTCGCCAAGACTCAGGACAACGAAGTCGGAGATGGAACAACAACTGCAGTGGTTATCGCGGGAGAACTGCTGAAGAAGGCTGAAGAGCTTCTTGATCAGGAGATTCATCCAGCAGTTATCTCAAACGGCTATAGACTGGCAGCAAACAAGGCTCTTGAGATATTAAATGACATCGCAATTTCTGTTAGCAAGGATGACGATAAGATGTTGAAGAAAGTTGCCAGCACTGCAATGACTGGAAAAGGGGCTGAAGTTGCTTTGGACAGGCTTTCAGAGATTGCAGTGAATGCAGTGAAGATGATCGTTGAGGAAGTTAATGGTAAATACAAGGCAGATACGGAGAACATAAAGATTGAGAAGAGACAGGGCGGGAGCATTGAGGATACAGTGTTGATCAAGGGCATCGTTCTGGATAAGGAAGTTGTCCATCCAGGAATGCCGAAAACAGTCAGAAATGCAAAGATTCTCCTTCTCGACTCTGCACTTGAGGTTAAGGAGACCGAGATAGATGCGAAGATCCGAATCACAGATCCAGAGAAATTGCAGAGATTCATTGAACAGGAGGAGAAGATGCTCAAAGACATGGTAGACAAGATTGCAAAGGCGGGAGCAAATGTTGTGTTCTGCCAGAAGGGTATAGATGATCTTGCCCAGTATTATCTGGCAAAGGCCGGAATTCTTGCAGTGAGGAGAGTTAAGAAGAGCGACATTGAGAAGCTTGCAAAAGCAACTGGAGCAAAGATTCTCACAGATCTGAGAGAGATAAGCCCGGCAGATCTTGGTGAAGCTGAGCTTGTCGAGGAGAGAAAGGTTGGCGACGAGAAAATGGTCTTCATTGAGGGTTGCAAGAATCCAAAGGCTGTAACGATACTGGTCCGAGGAGGCACTGAACACGTAGTCGACGAGATCGCAAGGGGAATTGAGGATGCGATAAGGGTTGTAGCCTGCGCAATTGAGGACGGCAAAGTCGTAGCGGGAGCGGGAGCACCAGAAATGGAGCTAAGCCTTAGACTCAAACAGTGGGCTCCAAGCATTGGCGGTAGAGAACAGCTCGCAATTGAGGCATTTGCAACCGCGCTGGAAGTAATTCCAAGGACTCTCGCAGAAAATGCAGGAATTGATCCGATCGATGTTATTGTAAATCTCAAGTCCGCTCACGAAAAGGGACAGAGATACGCGGGTGTTGACGTGGATACAGGCAAAGTAGTTGACATGAAGGAGAGGGGAGTTATTGAGCCTTTGAGAGTCAAGACACAGGCAATACAGTCTGCCACAGAAGTTGCAGTGATGATTCTGAGAGTTGACGACGTCATTGCGGCGAAGGGGCTGGAGAAGGAGAAAGAGAAAGAAAAAGAAAAGGGCGGAGCACCTGAAATGCCTGAATTTTAA
- a CDS encoding L-threonylcarbamoyladenylate synthase, giving the protein MELLYPVERDLRRAVDILRKGGIVAFPTETVYGLGCDAFNEEAVDRLYKVKNRPRNKPLIVGVGGIDEIYNIAEVNEIAERLIKEFFPGSLTLLLKNKKIPPIVTANSDKVAVRMPAHEIPLTLIRELGRPIVVPSANISGRPSPTKAEHVMADFGDKIDAIVVGKCMVGIESTILDVTVNPPKLIRPGAVSTEVLKKFVDFVLSEDIFGQYDISADVYVFVGEKVEEAIRSFLAKKENSVVIAKKNVYGGRVIEVGESPESYAMNLFDALRKAEEMGAEVILVEGIEEKGIGEAVMHRLYRSARNVIRV; this is encoded by the coding sequence ATGGAACTTCTCTATCCTGTGGAAAGGGATCTTCGAAGAGCAGTTGATATCCTTAGAAAAGGAGGTATTGTTGCTTTTCCAACTGAGACTGTCTATGGACTTGGGTGTGATGCATTTAACGAGGAAGCCGTGGATAGACTCTACAAGGTAAAAAATAGACCGAGAAATAAACCGCTGATAGTTGGTGTTGGTGGAATTGATGAAATATATAATATTGCAGAAGTAAACGAAATAGCAGAAAGACTTATTAAAGAATTTTTCCCTGGGTCTCTTACGCTTTTGCTTAAAAATAAGAAAATTCCGCCTATTGTCACTGCAAATTCAGATAAGGTTGCTGTGCGAATGCCAGCGCATGAGATTCCGTTGACACTTATCAGAGAGCTTGGAAGGCCGATTGTAGTTCCTTCAGCAAATATTTCCGGAAGACCAAGTCCTACAAAAGCTGAACATGTAATGGCGGATTTTGGGGACAAAATTGATGCAATAGTGGTTGGTAAGTGCATGGTTGGAATAGAGTCAACCATTCTGGATGTTACGGTCAATCCGCCAAAATTGATTCGTCCCGGTGCAGTTAGCACAGAAGTATTAAAGAAATTCGTGGATTTTGTTCTCTCTGAGGACATCTTTGGGCAATATGATATTTCTGCAGACGTCTATGTTTTTGTTGGTGAGAAAGTTGAAGAAGCGATCAGGAGTTTTCTTGCAAAAAAAGAAAATTCTGTGGTTATAGCCAAGAAAAATGTCTATGGTGGCAGAGTTATAGAAGTTGGAGAGAGCCCAGAAAGTTATGCTATGAATTTGTTCGATGCATTGAGAAAAGCGGAGGAAATGGGGGCTGAAGTGATACTCGTGGAGGGTATCGAGGAAAAGGGGATCGGTGAAGCGGTTATGCACAGACTCTATCGTTCTGCAAGAAATGTCATTAGGGTCTAA
- a CDS encoding geranylgeranyl reductase family protein, with amino-acid sequence MDVVVAGVGIAGAFALRRISKNIDAVGIDKRERLGFPVKCGEIIPTRKEMESLLPDLYDYSLFDIPRRFESNRTKRVCFNMDRKELWIDFEFHVVRRDEMIQRIAKESDHRLELKTVIRGFKDGKLITNKGEYEARVIIASDGANSRIAKDMGLWNYEVSSTKQYLMRNVDCEEDTVYMFIGRDIAPGAYAWIIPKGNGYANVGVGFRREFSNENVHKVLERFVREYPYSSRFLKKAEVVSKIGAVVPVDKPFKKAVYGNVIFAGDSASMIISHTGGGIPISMIAGDLAGKVVNHYFEGGSLEEYDQLWKKYLWKALMRSHRIKKAWDVIAKNERISSLMNLANSRDLEEIFHCRIPLKLRLLYPFLRLL; translated from the coding sequence GTGGATGTTGTAGTCGCTGGTGTTGGAATAGCCGGGGCGTTCGCGCTTAGAAGGATTTCGAAGAACATCGATGCAGTTGGGATCGATAAAAGAGAAAGACTTGGATTTCCAGTAAAATGCGGAGAGATAATTCCGACAAGGAAAGAAATGGAGTCTTTACTTCCAGATCTATATGATTACTCTTTGTTTGATATACCGCGCAGGTTTGAGAGCAACAGAACAAAGAGAGTGTGTTTTAACATGGATAGAAAGGAATTATGGATTGATTTTGAGTTTCATGTGGTAAGAAGAGACGAAATGATCCAGAGAATTGCAAAAGAATCTGACCATCGATTGGAATTGAAAACAGTTATTAGGGGCTTTAAAGATGGCAAATTAATAACGAACAAAGGTGAATACGAAGCGAGAGTTATTATTGCAAGTGATGGTGCCAACTCGAGAATTGCGAAGGACATGGGCCTGTGGAATTACGAAGTCTCGTCCACAAAGCAGTATCTCATGAGAAATGTGGATTGCGAAGAAGATACTGTTTACATGTTTATTGGTCGAGACATCGCTCCGGGAGCCTATGCGTGGATTATTCCAAAGGGAAATGGCTATGCAAATGTTGGTGTTGGCTTTAGAAGAGAATTCTCTAATGAAAATGTTCATAAGGTTTTGGAGAGATTTGTAAGAGAATATCCTTATTCGAGTCGTTTTTTAAAAAAGGCTGAAGTTGTAAGCAAAATCGGAGCAGTAGTTCCAGTAGATAAGCCATTTAAAAAGGCCGTTTACGGGAACGTTATTTTTGCAGGCGATTCTGCAAGCATGATCATTAGCCATACGGGTGGTGGAATTCCGATATCCATGATAGCGGGCGATTTGGCTGGTAAAGTCGTGAATCATTACTTTGAAGGAGGTTCGTTGGAGGAATATGACCAGCTATGGAAAAAATATCTCTGGAAGGCTTTAATGAGATCTCATCGCATCAAAAAAGCTTGGGACGTTATTGCAAAAAATGAAAGAATCTCGAGTTTGATGAATTTGGCGAACAGTAGAGATCTTGAGGAAATATTTCACTGCAGAATCCCATTGAAGCTTAGGCTTCTCTATCCATTTCTCAGGCTACTATGA
- a CDS encoding Lrp/AsnC family transcriptional regulator yields the protein MDSELLMAIQYDLPLSTTPIVDLADKMGIKYEIVEKKLREYITSGIVKRYGANLNYRAFPNHRQSSLVGFKVNEADAKKINELGERVKHNYLRDAEFNVWFTLKGRNVEEIEEIVLKLASELKVEDFVILPTKKVYKMDVKYDLYRGISWSYGFEPEKVATIDELGLGEEIKRLESLPVVERPFREIGMQEEEAVSLIEELKKKGVVRDFSGVLSESKIGFKFNGMNVISTEHPERLARRLLNFYQITHLIERIPSRKWNYPIYFMVHAVERDKIEQFKREVAKLDEIMDIRVIYSKANLKT from the coding sequence ATGGATTCTGAGCTTCTAATGGCGATTCAGTATGATCTTCCACTGTCCACGACCCCCATAGTGGATCTGGCGGATAAAATGGGCATCAAGTATGAAATTGTTGAGAAAAAGCTTCGAGAATACATCACGTCGGGAATAGTAAAAAGATACGGTGCTAATCTTAACTATAGGGCTTTTCCAAACCATAGGCAATCTTCTCTCGTTGGATTTAAGGTTAATGAGGCAGATGCAAAAAAGATAAATGAGCTTGGAGAAAGGGTTAAACATAACTATCTCAGGGATGCAGAATTCAACGTTTGGTTTACGTTAAAGGGTCGAAATGTTGAGGAGATAGAAGAAATAGTCCTGAAACTTGCAAGCGAGTTGAAAGTAGAAGACTTCGTGATCCTTCCGACGAAGAAGGTTTACAAAATGGATGTGAAATACGATCTTTATAGAGGAATTTCCTGGAGTTATGGCTTTGAGCCTGAGAAAGTTGCCACTATTGATGAGCTTGGATTGGGTGAGGAAATAAAAAGACTTGAGTCGTTGCCGGTTGTTGAAAGACCTTTCAGGGAGATTGGAATGCAGGAAGAAGAGGCAGTTAGCCTTATTGAGGAACTTAAAAAGAAAGGAGTGGTGAGGGATTTTAGCGGTGTGCTGAGCGAATCCAAAATAGGTTTCAAGTTCAACGGTATGAATGTAATTTCTACAGAGCATCCTGAAAGACTTGCAAGAAGACTTTTGAATTTTTATCAGATAACTCATTTAATAGAGCGGATTCCAAGCAGAAAGTGGAATTATCCGATATACTTCATGGTTCATGCGGTTGAGAGAGATAAGATAGAGCAGTTCAAAAGAGAAGTTGCCAAATTGGATGAGATTATGGATATAAGGGTAATATATAGTAAGGCAAACTTAAAAACCTGA
- a CDS encoding TIGR00269 family protein produces the protein MRSTVKKHKMIESGDRIAIALSGGKDSVTLTEILLEIYGDRRDLEFLAITIDEGIAGYRENTLKIAKEVTKTVGVEHYVARFEDNFSTKLDDIVKVGEKLPCSYCGVFRKYLLNKSAKELSANKLATAHNLDDESQTILMNFINADIDRLARLIPQKDQEGLIRRIKPFMELYEKEVVTYGFLKGYPLIFDECPYSYYPVRAVVRDFLYEFERKYPGRKISILRSLEKLSECLKITNPQIDLNSCEICGEPTSQRICQACKLVNELREKINIKHNRNILLIKT, from the coding sequence GTGAGGTCAACGGTTAAAAAGCACAAAATGATCGAATCAGGAGATAGAATTGCAATCGCATTGAGTGGTGGCAAAGATAGCGTTACGTTAACTGAGATTCTCTTGGAAATCTACGGAGATCGCAGAGATCTTGAATTTTTGGCCATAACTATCGATGAGGGAATAGCGGGCTATAGAGAAAACACCCTGAAGATAGCAAAAGAAGTCACAAAAACAGTGGGTGTAGAGCACTATGTTGCAAGATTTGAAGACAACTTCTCCACAAAGCTTGATGACATTGTAAAAGTAGGAGAAAAGCTACCATGCTCCTATTGTGGTGTATTTCGGAAGTATCTGCTCAATAAGTCTGCAAAGGAACTTTCTGCGAACAAATTAGCCACTGCGCATAATCTTGACGATGAGTCACAGACGATTCTTATGAACTTCATTAATGCGGACATCGATCGTCTTGCAAGACTCATTCCGCAGAAAGACCAAGAAGGGCTTATTAGGAGAATAAAACCATTTATGGAGCTATACGAAAAAGAAGTCGTTACTTATGGATTTCTAAAAGGTTATCCATTGATCTTTGACGAGTGTCCATACAGTTACTATCCCGTAAGGGCCGTTGTCAGGGACTTTTTGTATGAATTTGAGAGAAAGTATCCTGGGAGGAAGATCTCAATTCTCAGGAGTCTTGAAAAACTTTCAGAGTGCTTAAAGATAACGAATCCGCAGATTGATTTAAATAGCTGTGAAATATGCGGAGAACCAACTTCTCAGAGAATATGCCAGGCCTGCAAGCTCGTAAACGAGCTCAGAGAGAAAATCAATATTAAGCATAACAGAAATATCTTGCTTATAAAAACCTGA
- a CDS encoding PUA domain-containing protein: MVDNLRIVRVIADYQFGKGAGLALFPDTCRFLLSKNGKIRQILDGDRRIATLKADSGLLTLSIEGARRLQRVFKFPKLRVVVLNEVSEFIAEGKSVFAKHVVAVDDRIRANDEVLIVNERDDLLATGKALLSAFEMLELKKGVAVKTRQGLE; encoded by the coding sequence ATGGTAGATAATCTGAGAATTGTAAGAGTAATAGCTGATTACCAATTCGGTAAAGGTGCAGGTTTGGCCCTTTTTCCTGACACCTGCAGGTTTTTACTGTCAAAGAATGGAAAAATAAGACAAATTTTAGACGGAGATAGGAGAATAGCAACACTAAAAGCAGACTCGGGGCTACTAACTCTAAGCATAGAAGGGGCAAGGAGACTTCAAAGAGTCTTTAAATTTCCTAAACTGAGAGTTGTTGTTCTAAACGAAGTTTCAGAGTTCATAGCAGAAGGAAAAAGTGTTTTTGCAAAACACGTGGTAGCGGTTGACGATAGAATCAGAGCAAATGATGAAGTGCTGATTGTGAACGAAAGAGACGACTTGCTCGCCACCGGCAAAGCTCTGCTTTCAGCATTTGAGATGCTTGAACTAAAGAAAGGGGTTGCGGTCAAAACGAGACAGGGATTAGAATGA
- a CDS encoding bifunctional precorrin-2 dehydrogenase/sirohydrochlorin ferrochelatase, whose translation MRVALFIEFEGKKVAVIGGGYVGTTRAKKFLETGAKVTVFSLNFSDELLKLSEEGKVNLVKKEASELDEELRDFDLVVVAIGDKGLNKKFVDLSKKYRFLLNLANSAEETEVVVPFEGGKDGIRFAVTTEGRSGVVARKVREIFQNVLESDKTIFVYLNAMEHLKKFMKQKEIPVNARMKIYSIVSSSSELWKIAETGNLEEAKKFVEKIAENKALEFRGVENGF comes from the coding sequence ATGAGGGTAGCATTGTTCATCGAATTCGAAGGTAAAAAAGTCGCTGTAATCGGAGGAGGTTATGTTGGAACCACGAGAGCCAAAAAATTCTTGGAAACGGGTGCAAAAGTTACTGTATTCAGTTTAAACTTTTCAGATGAACTTTTAAAGTTGAGTGAAGAAGGTAAGGTAAATCTTGTCAAAAAAGAAGCATCAGAATTGGATGAAGAACTGAGGGATTTCGATCTCGTGGTTGTTGCGATAGGTGATAAGGGGCTGAATAAAAAGTTCGTCGATCTGAGTAAAAAATATCGCTTTCTTCTAAATTTGGCCAACAGTGCTGAGGAAACGGAGGTAGTAGTTCCCTTCGAGGGAGGAAAAGATGGTATCAGGTTTGCAGTAACAACTGAGGGAAGAAGTGGAGTTGTTGCGAGAAAAGTTCGGGAAATATTCCAGAATGTTCTTGAGAGCGATAAAACGATCTTTGTGTATCTCAATGCGATGGAACATCTCAAAAAGTTCATGAAGCAGAAAGAAATTCCTGTAAATGCAAGGATGAAAATTTACAGTATTGTTAGCTCAAGTTCGGAACTTTGGAAGATCGCGGAGACTGGAAACCTCGAGGAGGCGAAAAAATTCGTTGAGAAAATTGCTGAAAACAAGGCTTTAGAGTTTAGAGGTGTTGAAAATGGATTCTGA
- a CDS encoding undecaprenyl diphosphate synthase family protein: MLLRIYQLMLERKIKKTPKHLMIICSEVNENFKKFLEWCRKFGIREITVCTNSFPIKLEKVKVNFIDDKNFYSTGEGDLTVNVVKNLGRNEIVNAIREIARKAINGEIDPEKIDEKVFESVLKVKSQPDMIIKAGSEVPDFLLWQSIYSELYFTDIDWNTVRYVDFLRILREYQRRERRYGR; this comes from the coding sequence GTGCTTCTACGAATCTATCAGCTGATGCTTGAGAGAAAGATTAAGAAAACTCCAAAGCATTTAATGATAATCTGCTCGGAAGTTAATGAAAACTTCAAGAAGTTTCTGGAATGGTGTAGAAAGTTTGGAATTCGTGAAATTACAGTTTGCACAAATTCATTTCCGATTAAGCTTGAGAAAGTTAAAGTCAATTTTATTGATGATAAAAATTTTTATAGCACAGGTGAAGGGGATTTAACTGTCAATGTAGTAAAAAATCTGGGAAGAAATGAGATTGTGAACGCAATAAGAGAGATTGCCAGAAAAGCAATTAATGGTGAAATTGATCCAGAGAAAATTGATGAAAAGGTTTTTGAATCAGTGCTCAAAGTTAAGTCCCAGCCGGACATGATAATAAAGGCAGGATCAGAAGTTCCGGACTTCTTACTATGGCAGAGCATATACAGTGAACTATACTTTACCGACATTGACTGGAACACCGTGAGATACGTTGATTTTTTGAGGATCCTGAGAGAGTATCAGAGGAGGGAGAGGAGGTATGGTAGATAA
- the speB gene encoding agmatinase, whose product MHIDNYFSISNSEITDAEFVIYGIPYDATQSFKPGSRFAPNAIREASWNLESYSQFFSFDLSFAKVCDAGNINCDGSFEEIGKRVEQFLNKVSGIPIALGGEHSISCLTTKKFKNCCFLVFDAHFDLRDEFDGNRFNHACTTRRVFENGFDVVIAGVRSGCKEERAFAEKNGISYVFSWNLKSYKDIGKFIEDYERIYLSIDVDVFDPSFAPGVSTPEPFGVEPKIFLEVFSEISDRIVALDVVEVVPDANKVTQNLAAKLIMEFIASKYSSR is encoded by the coding sequence ATGCACATAGATAACTATTTTTCAATTTCGAATTCTGAAATAACGGATGCTGAGTTCGTAATCTATGGCATTCCTTACGATGCTACTCAGTCTTTTAAACCGGGCTCCAGGTTTGCTCCAAATGCCATAAGGGAAGCAAGCTGGAATCTTGAATCTTATTCGCAATTTTTTTCCTTTGATCTATCCTTCGCAAAAGTCTGCGATGCAGGAAACATTAACTGTGATGGTAGTTTTGAGGAGATCGGAAAAAGAGTTGAGCAATTTTTAAATAAAGTCTCGGGAATTCCGATAGCTCTTGGAGGGGAGCACAGTATAAGTTGTTTGACTACAAAAAAGTTTAAAAACTGCTGTTTTTTGGTTTTTGATGCGCATTTTGATTTGCGGGACGAATTTGATGGAAATAGGTTTAATCATGCCTGCACGACTAGAAGGGTTTTTGAGAACGGATTTGATGTTGTAATTGCTGGTGTGAGGAGTGGTTGCAAAGAAGAAAGGGCTTTTGCAGAAAAAAATGGAATAAGCTACGTATTTTCGTGGAATCTAAAAAGCTATAAAGACATTGGAAAATTCATTGAGGATTACGAGAGGATATATTTATCTATAGACGTCGACGTTTTTGATCCGAGCTTTGCACCCGGGGTTTCAACACCGGAGCCTTTTGGTGTAGAGCCTAAAATATTTCTTGAGGTGTTTTCTGAAATTTCTGATAGAATTGTTGCCCTCGACGTCGTTGAAGTTGTGCCGGATGCCAATAAGGTGACGCAAAATCTCGCAGCAAAACTGATTATGGAATTCATTGCGAGTAAATATTCTTCTCGATAA
- a CDS encoding translation initiation factor IF-5A: MKEQAEVRQLREGGYIVIDEEPCEIISISVSKPGKHGAAKARIDAIGIFDSQKRSIVEPVTAKIYIPIVERKRAQVLSVARDNAQLMDLSSFETFELPIPEDLKDKISPGKEVIYIESLGKRKIERMA, from the coding sequence ATGAAAGAGCAGGCAGAAGTTCGACAGCTGAGAGAAGGAGGGTATATAGTAATCGATGAAGAGCCATGTGAGATCATAAGCATTTCTGTAAGCAAACCAGGGAAACATGGAGCAGCGAAGGCGAGAATAGATGCCATAGGTATCTTTGATTCGCAAAAAAGGAGCATTGTAGAGCCGGTTACAGCCAAAATCTACATACCCATAGTGGAAAGAAAGAGGGCCCAAGTTCTCAGTGTCGCGAGAGATAACGCCCAGCTTATGGATTTGAGCTCTTTTGAGACTTTCGAGCTTCCAATTCCAGAGGATCTGAAAGATAAGATCTCACCAGGAAAGGAAGTAATCTACATCGAGTCTCTTGGAAAGAGAAAAATTGAAAGGATGGCTTAA
- a CDS encoding HisA/HisF family protein translates to MKLIFVMDIMNGVVVLAERGERKKYRPVAESSHLVKSSDPIEVLSEIRPKFLYVADLDRIQRVGDNMGILKALSSGVEEIMADCGFRNVGELKDLNFIPVLGTETFDITEIGKVGKDCYVSFDFLEEKFLDASGRFKDFRVALEFLNSYSIRGIIVLNIKRVGSGSPDFRLLSEVLEISDNPVYLGGGVSGLKDLEKLKEMGCEGTLVSTGVHKKRIPLELIRKGFI, encoded by the coding sequence ATGAAGCTGATTTTCGTGATGGACATAATGAACGGAGTTGTGGTTCTGGCTGAAAGGGGAGAAAGGAAGAAATATAGGCCTGTAGCTGAGAGTAGCCATCTTGTTAAAAGTAGCGATCCAATCGAAGTTCTGTCAGAAATTAGGCCCAAATTTTTATACGTTGCTGATTTGGACAGAATTCAACGAGTTGGGGACAACATGGGAATTCTTAAAGCTCTCTCGAGCGGAGTTGAAGAGATAATGGCAGATTGTGGATTTCGGAATGTCGGAGAGCTTAAAGATCTTAACTTTATTCCCGTTCTTGGAACGGAGACCTTTGACATCACAGAAATTGGTAAAGTTGGCAAGGATTGCTATGTTAGTTTTGATTTTCTCGAAGAGAAGTTTCTTGACGCTTCGGGAAGATTTAAAGATTTCAGAGTAGCTCTTGAGTTTCTGAACTCTTATTCAATTCGCGGAATAATCGTTTTGAACATAAAGCGGGTTGGTTCGGGTAGCCCAGATTTCAGGCTTCTTTCTGAAGTGCTTGAAATTTCAGATAATCCTGTATATTTGGGTGGGGGAGTGAGTGGGCTGAAAGATCTTGAAAAACTGAAGGAGATGGGTTGCGAAGGAACCCTCGTTTCTACTGGAGTTCACAAAAAAAGAATACCGCTGGAATTAATACGTAAAGGATTTATATAA
- a CDS encoding TIGR00297 family protein yields the protein MLPVMITAVIALVGILPHQISDPRLVFAVMFIVTAIYAKDTHNKYFRYLLTATLLSGLACFMEKGIIYASMFVSSFYEFRKSSLLSIPIYTIAGTGFFYTYNMLNNLELSISNILFIALAGGLSGALMESIDTRTDKRVLTLLSLATVFAIFRIYIPSASLEELAIAFVVSFILSLMALKAGVADESGLMSATLVGTITILFTDLRFFAVLLSFYLFGSAITKYKYSLKLNLGIAEPSGGARGFSNVFGNSLAPLFFTMNYGVLGDNFFALAFIASVATALGDTMASEVGKTAKNVYLITNFKKVKPGTNGGISVIGEIAALAGCLLVSILAHFLGILSIEHFLPVIISAFIAIHIDSLLGATLEVKGYLNNSEVNFLATLFGGIICIFLSL from the coding sequence ATGCTTCCCGTAATGATTACTGCAGTCATAGCATTGGTCGGTATTTTGCCCCATCAGATCTCAGATCCGAGATTAGTCTTTGCAGTAATGTTTATTGTTACTGCGATTTACGCGAAAGATACGCATAACAAATATTTTCGCTATCTCCTTACCGCCACACTATTATCGGGACTTGCATGTTTTATGGAAAAAGGAATAATCTATGCGTCAATGTTCGTCTCGTCTTTTTACGAGTTCCGAAAAAGTTCTTTGTTGAGCATCCCCATCTATACAATTGCCGGAACCGGGTTTTTTTATACATACAATATGCTAAACAATCTTGAGCTTTCCATCTCAAACATACTTTTCATAGCACTCGCGGGTGGCCTATCAGGAGCTCTGATGGAGAGTATAGATACCCGAACAGATAAGAGAGTTCTGACTTTGCTATCTTTAGCTACAGTTTTTGCAATCTTTAGGATCTATATTCCTTCTGCTTCGCTTGAGGAACTTGCCATTGCCTTCGTGGTATCTTTTATACTCAGCTTAATGGCTCTTAAAGCAGGGGTAGCAGACGAAAGCGGGTTGATGAGTGCAACTCTTGTTGGGACGATAACGATTCTTTTCACCGATTTGAGATTTTTCGCAGTTCTTCTCTCCTTTTATTTGTTCGGTTCCGCGATTACAAAGTATAAGTATTCATTAAAATTAAACTTGGGTATAGCGGAACCTTCGGGAGGAGCGAGGGGTTTTTCTAATGTTTTTGGAAATAGCTTGGCCCCACTATTTTTTACCATGAATTACGGTGTTTTAGGGGATAATTTTTTTGCCCTAGCATTCATAGCTTCCGTAGCGACCGCTCTCGGGGATACAATGGCAAGTGAAGTTGGTAAAACCGCAAAGAATGTCTATCTAATCACAAATTTTAAAAAAGTTAAACCAGGGACTAATGGCGGAATTTCTGTAATTGGTGAGATAGCCGCTTTGGCTGGATGTCTTTTGGTATCTATTCTTGCTCATTTTCTTGGAATTCTTTCGATTGAGCATTTTTTACCCGTCATCATTTCGGCATTCATTGCGATTCATATAGATAGCCTTTTGGGTGCAACTCTTGAAGTAAAGGGTTATCTGAACAACTCTGAAGTGAACTTTCTTGCAACCCTTTTTGGTGGAATCATTTGTATTTTCTTATCGCTATGA